The following coding sequences lie in one Spinacia oleracea cultivar Varoflay chromosome 1, BTI_SOV_V1, whole genome shotgun sequence genomic window:
- the LOC110784449 gene encoding thioredoxin H3, which translates to MYSLPENFRIANNAAPVTFPAADSNRHTASSWSNNFPESRRVFIDAGAASSSKMAKLKEVISIHSSAKWREYFQASKKSNKLIVIYFTATWCVPCRAMEPTIKELAANYIDVDWVKIDVDELFNVSCEYGIQTMPTFMFMKNGNVIDKVAGARKEQLQRKIEKYRAH; encoded by the exons ATGTATTCCCTTCCAGAAAATTTTAGAATTGCTAATAATGCAGCTCCTGTTACATTTCCTGCTGCTGATAGTAACAGGCATACTGCGAGTAGCTGGTCAAATAACTTCCCAGAAAGTAGGAGGGTTTTTATAGATGCAGGTGCTGCTTCATCTTCAAAAATGGCCAAGTTGAAAGAGGTTATTTCCATCCACTCATCCGCCAAATGGAGGGAATATTTTCAAGCTTCTAAGAAGTCCAATAAGCTG ATTGTGATATACTTCACGGCGACATGGTGTGTACCTTGCCGGGCAATGGAGCCAACTATCAAAGAATTGGCTGCAAATTACATTGATGTCGACTGGGTCAAGATCGATGTAGATGAGTTATTT AATGTATCTTGCGAGTATGGAATACAAACAATGCCAACATTCATGTTCATGAAGAATGGAAATGTGATCGATAAAGTTGCTGGTGCAAGAAAGGAACAACTTCAGAGGAAGATTGAGAAATACAGGGCACATTAA
- the LOC110784506 gene encoding uncharacterized protein produces MGMADYYEVLKVSSAANEEELRRAYKKLAMRWHPDKHPSGAKGLAEAKFKQICEAYDVLSDAQKRQIYDLYGEDGLKYDVSSPSAAAAATRGGGRGVGKGASFKYGNSRVVNDDIFDGFFDDIGSPPKSDNPKKYSENGNRKMGRSDTAEKKAEPLETKLVCSLEELFKGSKRKMKIARLVPDFSGKATTVDEVLAIEIRPGWKKGTKITFPEKGNQEPGLLAGDLIFVIDEKPHPTFKRDGNDLLVNLKVSLLEALTGKTVTLKTLDGRNLDIEVSDIVKPGHEVVISGEGMPISKEPKTRGNLRIKFDVKFPSRLSADQKSDLRRVLGRSS; encoded by the exons atgggAATGGCGGACTACTACGAAGTACTCAAAGTCTCGTCAGCAGCAAATGAGGAAGAACTGAGAAGAGCATACAAGAAGCTAGCGATGAGGTGGCACCCTGACAAACACCCAAGTGGCGCTAAAGGATTAGCGGAGGCCAAGTTCAAGCAGATCTGTGAAGCTTATGATGTTTTAAGCGACGCTCAGAAGCGGCAGATCTACGATCTCTACGGAGAAGATGGGCTTAAATACGACGTCTCTTCTCCTTCTGCTGCTGCCGCTGCTACTCGCGGTGGTGGACGTGGTGTTGGTAAGGGTGCTTCGTTTAAGTATGGGAATTCTAGGGTGGTGAATGATGATATTTTTGATGGGTTTTTTGATGATATCGGTTCACCCCCGAAATCGGATAACCCGAAAAAGTATAGTGAAAATGGTAACCGGAAGATGGGTCGGAGTGATACGGCGGAGAAGAAGGCGGAGCCACTAGAGACTAAATTGGTTTGTAGCTTGGAGGAGTTGTTTAAGGGTTCTAAGCGTAAGATGAAGATTGCTCGTCTGGTTCCTGATTTTTCTgg CAAGGCTACGACTGTGGATGAAGTACTGGCAATTGAGATCAGGCCTGGTTGGAAGAAAGGTActaaaatcacattcccagagaAGGGAAACCAAGAACCAGGCCTCTTGGCTGGTGATCTTATCTTTGTTATTGATGAGAAACCTCACCCGACTTTCAAGAGAGACGGGAATGATCTTCTTGTCAACCTGAAAGTGTCACTCTTGGAGGCTCTCACTGGTAAGACAGTTACTCTGAAGACATTGGATGGAAGAAATCTGGACATTGAAGTCTCAGATATTGTGAAACCAGGACATGAAGTCGTCATCTCAGGTGAAGGAATGCCAATATCCAAGGAACCTAAAACACGAGGAAACTTGAGAATCAAGTTCGATGTTAAGTTCCCATCCAGGCTATCTGCAGATCAGAAAAGTGATCTAAGAAGGGTACTAGGAAGAAGCTCATGA